From a single Candoia aspera isolate rCanAsp1 chromosome 10, rCanAsp1.hap2, whole genome shotgun sequence genomic region:
- the LOC134503204 gene encoding ly6/PLAUR domain-containing protein 5-like, which yields MESTQLRKMTVSSLFHRFLVICLISGTSALECISSTLIQNNYPLDTVGLKISLPEQKINCSTNENACEEVQLILRIDRSALLVTHRGCATKDLYGGPESTTTGHPHYNIQSSVTYCFHDQCNANITDEIILLNPDDNKASEANDSAQCYSGLSFDSSEVIMDQVRCGKGYHQCYFGAMSVAAGSISVLTYIKTCKQSTNCTVPQSQSFGSIKLISRSSSCCVGSFCNTKENATYAPNNGHLVPTIESPSKSPDHREGYFPMNPDWDSYSKDNNNDAGNADPQFPAHSFVVPFITASRAPSVATCSFVTVLGRAILGLSW from the exons ATGGAAAGTACCCAGCTGAGAAAAATGACGGTATCTTCTTTATTTCACAGATTTCTGGTGATCTGTCTCATTTCAG GTACGTCTGCCTTGGAATGCATCAGCTCCACCCTCATTCAAAATAACTACCCGCTCGACACAGTGGGGCTTAAGATTTCCTTACCTGAGCAAAAGATCAACTGTTCCACTAATGAAAATGCTTGTGAGGAGGTGCAGCTGATACTCAGGATAG ATAGAAGTGCTTTGTTAGTGACCCACAGAGGCTGTGCTACCAAGGACCTATATGGTGGTCCAGAATCTACCACCACTGGTCATCCGCACTACAACATCCAGTCCAGCGTGACCTATTGTTTCCATGACCAGTGCAATGCAAACATCACAGATGAAATAATCCTTCTGAACCCTGATGACAACAAAG CATCTGAAGCAAATGATTCAGCCCAATGTTATTCCGGCCTCAGTTTTGACTCTTCGGAAGTTATCATGGACCAAGTAAGATGCGGCAAAGGCTACCACCAGTGCTATTTCGGCGCCATGAGTGTCGCAGCAG GAAGCATCTCTGTGCTCACCTACATCAAGACTTGCAAGCAGAGCACCAACTGTACTGTCCCCCAGAGTCAATCCTTCGGTTCCATAAAGTTGATCAGTCGGAGCAGCTCCTGTTGTGTGGGCAGTTTCtgcaatacaaaagaaaatgcaacttatGCCCCGAACAACGGGCATTTGGTTCCCACCATAGAATCTCCCAGTAAAAGCCCTGACCACAGGGAGGGCTATTTCCCCATGAATCCAGATTGGGACAGCTACAGTAAGGACAATAATAATGACGCTGGGAATGCTGATCCCCAATTTCCTGCCCACTCATTTGTTGTGCCATTTATAACTGCCTCAAGAGCTCCCTCTGTGGCAACTTGCTCCTTTGTAACAGTCCTAGGACGTGCGATCCTAGGGCTATCGTGGTGA